A single region of the Streptomyces sp. NBC_01262 genome encodes:
- a CDS encoding carboxylesterase/lipase family protein: MLALGLLSPVAADALRSGAAPQGAARASSLVVETTGGKVKGGSRTGYDQWLGIPYAATPAGDRRWTAPRAAAKWAGTRDATRFSDRCAQNSGWDPGYEKIITTEDCLDLNVYVPDGTRGRVPVVVWIHGGGNTGGAGQDTDPRKFIQQTGAIVVTVNYRLGALGFLNLPQLQAESEDGPGNYGLLDQQTALRWVRSNISRFGGDPANVTIAGQSAGAGAVCDELASPTAKGLFARAVIVSGGCNLQSAASGQAQSQAFVRQVGCDSAPDVLVCLRGKSAADILAAQKTAGVSPSLGGSAFPVNPAVAVRTGDFNRVPVMLGQTNSERGLFTFQNYDYLGAPMTPATYEAAVRSAYGANAGKVLAEYPVSAYGTPGEAWTAAQNGSTSYTRQQLIAALSQWVPTYAYEFAESDTPHFTSIFLLQQKSGTARDFPFGGAVHVDDLGYLWEYLGQTLPYDDDQLELSRQMITFWDRFAANGDPNGSGTPAWPAYSTSTGEMMSLVACDTSPAGNQAPAACSRATRDFGEEHNLGFWASLPS; this comes from the coding sequence GTGCTCGCGCTGGGGCTGCTGTCCCCGGTCGCCGCTGACGCGCTCCGCTCCGGCGCCGCACCGCAGGGCGCGGCGCGCGCGTCCTCGCTGGTGGTGGAGACCACCGGCGGCAAGGTGAAGGGCGGCAGCCGGACCGGGTACGACCAGTGGCTCGGTATTCCGTACGCCGCCACGCCGGCCGGCGACAGGCGCTGGACCGCCCCGCGGGCCGCCGCGAAGTGGGCCGGGACGCGCGACGCCACCCGCTTCAGTGACCGCTGTGCGCAGAACTCCGGCTGGGACCCCGGCTACGAGAAGATCATCACCACCGAGGACTGCCTCGATCTCAACGTCTATGTGCCCGACGGCACCCGGGGCCGCGTCCCGGTGGTCGTGTGGATCCATGGCGGTGGCAACACCGGCGGGGCCGGGCAGGACACCGACCCCCGCAAGTTCATCCAGCAGACCGGGGCGATCGTGGTCACGGTGAACTACCGGCTGGGCGCGCTGGGCTTCCTCAACCTGCCCCAGTTGCAGGCCGAGAGCGAGGACGGGCCCGGCAACTACGGCCTGCTCGACCAGCAGACGGCGCTGCGCTGGGTGCGGTCCAACATCTCCCGCTTCGGCGGCGACCCGGCGAACGTGACCATAGCGGGCCAGTCCGCAGGTGCCGGCGCGGTCTGCGACGAACTCGCCTCGCCCACCGCCAAGGGCCTGTTCGCCCGCGCGGTCATCGTGAGCGGCGGGTGCAACCTGCAGTCCGCGGCTTCCGGCCAGGCACAGAGCCAGGCCTTCGTCAGGCAGGTCGGCTGCGACAGCGCCCCGGACGTGCTCGTGTGCCTGCGCGGCAAGTCCGCCGCCGACATCCTGGCCGCCCAGAAGACCGCGGGCGTCTCCCCGTCCCTGGGCGGCTCCGCCTTCCCGGTCAATCCGGCGGTCGCCGTCCGGACCGGCGACTTCAACCGCGTCCCGGTGATGCTGGGCCAGACCAACAGCGAGCGCGGCCTGTTCACCTTCCAGAACTACGACTACCTCGGCGCCCCGATGACCCCCGCCACATACGAGGCCGCCGTCCGCTCGGCGTACGGCGCCAACGCCGGCAAGGTGCTCGCCGAGTACCCGGTCAGCGCCTACGGCACCCCGGGCGAGGCGTGGACGGCCGCGCAGAACGGCTCGACCTCGTACACCCGGCAGCAGCTCATCGCCGCGCTGTCCCAGTGGGTGCCCACGTACGCCTACGAGTTCGCCGAGAGCGACACGCCCCACTTCACCTCGATCTTCCTGCTCCAGCAGAAGAGCGGGACCGCCAGGGACTTCCCGTTCGGCGGCGCCGTCCATGTCGATGACCTCGGCTACCTGTGGGAGTACCTGGGGCAGACCCTGCCGTACGACGACGACCAGCTGGAGCTGTCCCGTCAGATGATCACCTTCTGGGACCGGTTCGCCGCGAACGGCGACCCGAACGGCTCGGGCACGCCCGCCTGGCCCGCGTACAGCACGAGCACCGGGGAGATGATGTCGCTGGTCGCCTGCGACACCTCACCGGCGGGCAACCAGGCTCCGGCTGCCTGCTCCAGGGCGACCCGGGACTTCGGCGAGGAGCACAACCTCGGCTTCTGGGCGAGCCTGCCGTCCTGA
- the mtnC gene encoding acireductone synthase yields MTFGITAYTVDAVVLDIEGTTSATGFVVDVLYPYSRKRFGALLSERASERAVAKAIAQVRELIGEPGADAVRIEQALNSWLDEDRKATPLKTLQGIVWSEGFAAGDLVSHFYEDVVPELRRWHAAGVRLHVYSSGSVAAQRAWFAHSPAGDLLPLVEGLYDTENAGPKQSPDSYRAITAAIGTPPGRTLFLSDRPAELDAARTAGWLTVGVRRPGEPYFEAGVGDHPEAAAFTDLTIATGSRP; encoded by the coding sequence GTGACGTTCGGTATCACCGCGTACACGGTGGACGCCGTGGTGCTCGATATCGAGGGCACCACGAGCGCCACCGGCTTTGTGGTGGATGTGCTGTATCCGTATTCGCGCAAGCGTTTCGGCGCCCTGCTTTCTGAGCGGGCGTCAGAAAGGGCTGTGGCCAAGGCGATCGCCCAGGTGCGCGAACTCATCGGCGAACCCGGGGCGGACGCCGTTCGCATCGAACAGGCCCTGAATTCCTGGCTGGACGAGGACCGCAAGGCCACCCCCCTGAAGACCCTTCAGGGCATCGTCTGGTCCGAGGGCTTCGCAGCCGGCGACCTGGTCTCGCACTTCTACGAAGACGTCGTGCCGGAGCTGCGCCGCTGGCACGCGGCGGGTGTGCGGCTGCACGTCTACTCCTCCGGCTCGGTCGCCGCCCAGCGCGCCTGGTTCGCCCACTCCCCCGCCGGCGATCTGCTCCCGCTGGTCGAGGGCCTGTACGACACCGAGAACGCCGGCCCCAAGCAGTCCCCGGACTCCTACCGGGCCATCACCGCCGCCATCGGCACCCCGCCCGGCCGGACGCTCTTCCTGTCCGACCGCCCGGCCGAGCTGGACGCCGCCCGCACGGCGGGCTGGCTCACGGTGGGCGTACGACGTCCGGGCGAGCCGTACTTCGAGGCGGGCGTGGGCGACCACCCCGAGGCGGCGGCCTTCACCGACCTGACCATAGCCACCGGCTCCCGACCGTAA
- a CDS encoding NAD(P)-dependent oxidoreductase, which produces MKVGFIGLGSMGLPMARRILAEGHELTLYARRQASLEPFAGTGATIAATPAEMGARVDAVGICVFDAAGVEEVVFGPDGLAQTLKPGSVLLVHSTVSPVQVAQIAEKAASYGLRVLDAPVSGGAPRALVGELTLMIGGDAQALADVTALVSTLSDNVVHLGGIGAGSHAKLINNTLFSAQIALADDAMKAGEALGVDPAALASILLTSSSACIASRARLRAGSMAAIAGTPGYVALVKDVGLTAGLLGDGNALVEVARRFVASTERE; this is translated from the coding sequence ATGAAGGTCGGCTTCATAGGGCTCGGCAGCATGGGCCTGCCGATGGCCCGGCGGATCCTGGCCGAAGGCCATGAACTCACCCTCTACGCACGGCGGCAGGCCTCACTGGAGCCCTTCGCGGGCACCGGCGCCACCATCGCCGCCACCCCGGCCGAGATGGGCGCGCGTGTCGATGCGGTCGGTATCTGCGTCTTCGACGCGGCGGGCGTCGAGGAGGTCGTGTTCGGGCCGGACGGCCTCGCGCAGACCCTCAAGCCCGGCAGCGTCCTGCTCGTGCACAGCACCGTGTCACCCGTCCAGGTGGCGCAGATCGCCGAGAAGGCGGCGTCATACGGCCTCCGGGTCCTCGACGCACCCGTGAGCGGCGGCGCCCCCCGGGCTCTGGTGGGCGAACTGACGCTCATGATCGGCGGCGATGCCCAAGCGCTCGCCGATGTCACCGCCCTGGTGTCGACGCTCTCCGACAACGTCGTGCACCTCGGCGGGATCGGGGCCGGATCCCACGCGAAGCTGATCAACAACACCCTGTTCTCGGCCCAGATCGCCCTCGCCGACGACGCGATGAAGGCGGGCGAGGCACTCGGAGTCGACCCCGCCGCCCTCGCCTCCATCCTGCTGACCAGCAGTTCGGCCTGCATCGCCTCCCGGGCCCGGCTGCGGGCCGGTTCGATGGCGGCCATCGCCGGGACGCCGGGCTATGTGGCGCTCGTCAAGGACGTCGGTCTGACGGCGGGCCTGCTCGGGGACGGGAACGCGCTCGTCGAGGTGGCGCGGCGCTTCGTCGCCTCGACGGAGCGCGAATGA
- a CDS encoding nucleoside phosphorylase, whose product MTADALPISRIPRTGLPPRAVVVGDPARAAEVAALLDDGREVSHHREYRTFTGSWKGTPVVVSSHGVGAPGAICLFQELADAGVRTIVRLGTAGAIRAGIGDGDLVIAEAAVRDDGVTQQLLPPEYPAFATPEAVLALQRAAVAAGAPHHRGVVWTRAAFQPGFIPLPGEAYTRAGIAAIEMELSALLVLASTRGLVAGGIVVIDGANADELVDVESTGGYDPHRDVVAEGVALGSRVTLDAVHLLAIEGDDDK is encoded by the coding sequence ATGACCGCTGACGCCCTCCCCATATCCCGTATCCCCCGCACCGGGCTGCCGCCGCGCGCGGTGGTCGTCGGTGACCCGGCCCGCGCCGCCGAGGTCGCGGCGCTGCTGGACGACGGCCGGGAGGTGTCGCACCACCGCGAGTACCGGACCTTCACCGGAAGCTGGAAGGGCACCCCTGTCGTGGTGTCCTCGCACGGTGTCGGGGCGCCCGGGGCGATCTGCCTGTTCCAGGAGCTGGCGGACGCCGGCGTACGGACGATCGTCCGGCTCGGCACGGCGGGCGCGATCCGGGCCGGGATCGGCGACGGCGACCTGGTCATCGCGGAGGCGGCGGTCCGGGACGACGGGGTGACGCAGCAGCTGCTGCCGCCGGAATACCCGGCCTTCGCGACGCCCGAGGCCGTACTTGCGCTCCAGCGGGCGGCCGTCGCGGCGGGCGCACCGCATCACCGGGGGGTGGTGTGGACGCGGGCGGCCTTCCAGCCGGGGTTCATCCCGCTGCCCGGGGAGGCTTACACGCGGGCCGGGATCGCGGCGATCGAGATGGAGCTGTCCGCGCTGCTGGTGCTGGCCTCGACGCGCGGCCTGGTGGCGGGCGGCATCGTGGTGATCGACGGGGCGAACGCGGACGAGCTGGTCGACGTGGAATCCACCGGCGGGTACGACCCGCACCGGGATGTGGTCGCCGAGGGGGTCGCTCTGGGCAGCCGGGTAACGTTGGACGCCGTACATCTGCTGGCGATCGAAGGGGACGACGACAAGTGA
- a CDS encoding 1,2-dihydroxy-3-keto-5-methylthiopentene dioxygenase translates to MTLLTTWPESGPETVVRRTSVPAEIAAALADIGVRYEQWPVRDDVPADAGSETVFAAYAAEIEKLNTEEGFVTVDVVALHPSDDPEFPAKAKAAREKFLSEHTHDDDDEVRFFVAGAGIFYLHVGGEVHAVYCEKGDLLGVPKGTTHWFDMGTNPSFTAIRFFHEEDGWIGTFTGDSIALRFPDFDTIHAGRDA, encoded by the coding sequence ATGACCCTTCTCACCACGTGGCCGGAATCCGGCCCCGAGACCGTCGTACGCCGTACCTCCGTGCCCGCCGAGATCGCGGCGGCGCTGGCGGACATCGGTGTGCGGTACGAGCAGTGGCCGGTGCGCGACGACGTTCCGGCCGACGCCGGCAGTGAGACCGTGTTCGCCGCGTACGCCGCCGAGATCGAGAAGCTGAACACGGAGGAGGGCTTCGTCACCGTCGATGTCGTCGCCCTGCACCCCAGCGACGACCCGGAGTTCCCGGCGAAGGCCAAGGCCGCCCGCGAGAAGTTCCTCAGCGAGCACACCCACGACGACGATGACGAGGTCCGCTTCTTCGTCGCCGGCGCCGGCATCTTCTATCTGCACGTCGGCGGTGAAGTGCACGCCGTCTACTGCGAGAAGGGCGACCTGCTGGGTGTGCCGAAGGGCACCACCCACTGGTTCGACATGGGCACGAATCCGTCCTTCACCGCCATCCGCTTCTTCCACGAGGAGGACGGCTGGATCGGCACGTTCACCGGGGACAGCATCGCGCTGCGCTTCCCGGACTTCGACACGATCCACGCGGGACGCGACGCGTGA
- a CDS encoding sulfite oxidase-like oxidoreductase, producing the protein MTVQSTEPIQPTQPTQPTRGFTGRSTAADRDPRLPPGQYDARDTWPVLSAEVTPQLSEADWTFRVDGLVDAPRTWGWEEARALPRSEYRGDIHCVTTWSKFGVRFAGASLDDFLAEVRPQAAATHVVAYSHTGYTTNLPLADVTGGRAWIAWEYDGEPLAPEHGGPARLIVPHLYFWKSAKWIAGLRLLDHDEPGFWEANGYHHRGDPWAEERYSGD; encoded by the coding sequence ATGACCGTCCAATCCACCGAACCGATCCAGCCCACGCAGCCCACTCAACCCACCAGGGGCTTCACCGGCCGCAGCACCGCCGCCGACCGCGACCCCCGCCTTCCCCCCGGCCAGTACGACGCCCGCGACACCTGGCCCGTGCTGTCCGCCGAGGTCACCCCGCAGCTGTCCGAGGCCGACTGGACGTTCCGGGTCGACGGCCTGGTCGACGCACCCCGCACCTGGGGCTGGGAGGAGGCCCGGGCGCTGCCCCGCTCCGAGTACCGGGGCGACATCCACTGCGTGACGACCTGGTCGAAGTTCGGCGTGCGCTTCGCGGGCGCCAGCCTGGACGACTTCCTCGCCGAGGTCCGGCCCCAGGCAGCGGCCACGCATGTCGTCGCGTACTCCCACACCGGCTACACCACCAATCTCCCCCTGGCCGATGTGACCGGCGGCCGGGCATGGATCGCCTGGGAGTACGACGGCGAGCCGCTGGCCCCCGAACACGGCGGCCCGGCCCGGCTGATCGTCCCCCACCTGTACTTCTGGAAGAGCGCCAAGTGGATCGCCGGCCTGCGGCTGCTCGACCACGACGAGCCCGGCTTCTGGGAGGCCAACGGCTACCACCACCGGGGCGACCCGTGGGCCGAGGAGCGCTACAGCGGTGACTGA
- the mtnA gene encoding S-methyl-5-thioribose-1-phosphate isomerase: MTDETSQDLRAVEWTGEGLSLIDQTALPHRLDRIAVREVDQLVDAIVRLVVRGAPAIGAAGAYGVAIALLQGEREGWTRDQLLAAVARIREARPTAVNLAVCVDRVARFADQGLAAVLAEADAVVREDLRANHDMGVHGADWLLKRTALDRPLRILTHCNTGALATAGWGTALGVIRELHSRGLIELVHADETRPLLQGSRLTAWELAHDGIPHVVQADAAAAGTILRGEIDAAIVGADRIAANGDTANKVGTVGIALACAHAGIPFIVAAPTTTVDLATATGDAIHIEMRDEAEILNWSGLRTAPAASRGHNPAFDVTPGTLVTALVTERGVLEVSAGELPGDRLR, encoded by the coding sequence ATGACCGACGAAACGAGCCAGGATCTGCGCGCCGTCGAGTGGACCGGAGAGGGCCTGTCGCTGATCGACCAGACCGCGCTCCCGCACCGCCTCGACCGCATCGCCGTGCGCGAGGTCGACCAGCTCGTCGACGCCATCGTCCGCCTCGTCGTGCGCGGCGCTCCCGCGATCGGTGCCGCGGGCGCGTACGGCGTGGCCATCGCCCTCCTCCAGGGCGAGCGCGAAGGCTGGACCCGGGACCAGCTGCTCGCCGCCGTCGCCCGCATCCGCGAGGCCCGCCCCACCGCCGTCAACCTCGCGGTGTGCGTCGACCGGGTCGCGCGCTTCGCCGACCAGGGCCTGGCGGCCGTCCTCGCCGAGGCGGACGCCGTCGTACGCGAGGACCTCCGGGCCAACCACGACATGGGCGTGCACGGCGCCGACTGGCTGCTGAAGCGGACCGCCCTGGACCGCCCCCTGCGGATCCTCACCCACTGCAACACCGGCGCCCTGGCCACCGCGGGCTGGGGCACCGCGCTGGGCGTCATCCGCGAACTCCACTCCCGCGGCCTGATCGAGCTGGTCCACGCCGACGAGACCCGCCCCCTCCTCCAGGGCTCCCGCCTCACCGCCTGGGAGCTGGCCCACGACGGCATACCGCACGTCGTCCAGGCCGACGCCGCAGCCGCCGGAACGATTCTGCGCGGCGAGATCGACGCCGCCATCGTCGGCGCCGACCGCATCGCCGCCAACGGCGACACCGCCAACAAGGTCGGCACCGTGGGCATCGCCCTGGCCTGCGCCCACGCAGGCATCCCCTTCATCGTCGCCGCCCCGACCACCACCGTGGACCTGGCCACCGCCACCGGCGACGCCATCCACATCGAGATGCGCGACGAGGCCGAGATCCTCAACTGGTCCGGTCTGCGCACCGCCCCCGCCGCATCCCGCGGCCACAACCCCGCCTTCGACGTCACCCCCGGCACCCTCGTCACCGCCCTCGTCACCGAACGCGGCGTGCTGGAGGTCTCAGCGGGCGAACTCCCGGGCGACCGCCTGCGCTAG
- a CDS encoding amidohydrolase, with protein sequence MTEVDLLIHGGDVLTVDAAGTVVPAGAVAVRDGEIVAVGPAAELRAAHRAAEEIDATGCLVLPGLINTHTHLAMTLLRGCADDVTLQAFLGIVIPREAELLSPGHVAAAIRVAIAESVRSGVTGALDMYWFHEAAQAVAAEAGWRLHTGPTFMDVPGPPDGRAYGERLEWARRDLAARAGAPGSGTRPVVFAHSVYTLSPDQLLDIFALAREYGALVHIHAAENAAEVETVVGAHGKRPVELLDSLGLLGPDILLAHAVDLSDAEIAAIARTGTAVAHCPVSNLKLGCGIARVPDLLSAGVTVGLGTDGAVSSNTLDLLGAIRVAALVHKAGGDPTAVTAEQAVRMATIESARALGLDGLLGSLEPGKRADLLVLDLARPHLTPRHDPWSMVAYAAAAADVRDTVVDGRILMRNRELLTLDEASALASLHELADTA encoded by the coding sequence GTGACCGAGGTTGATCTGCTGATCCACGGCGGCGACGTCCTCACCGTGGACGCCGCCGGTACCGTCGTCCCGGCGGGCGCCGTGGCCGTCCGCGACGGCGAGATCGTGGCCGTCGGCCCGGCGGCGGAGCTGCGCGCCGCGCACCGGGCCGCCGAGGAGATCGACGCGACGGGCTGCCTCGTCCTGCCCGGGCTGATCAACACGCACACCCACCTCGCGATGACCCTGCTGCGCGGCTGCGCCGACGACGTCACGCTCCAGGCCTTCCTGGGCATCGTGATCCCGCGCGAGGCGGAGCTGCTCTCCCCCGGCCATGTCGCCGCCGCGATCCGGGTCGCGATCGCGGAGAGCGTACGGTCGGGGGTGACCGGCGCCCTGGACATGTACTGGTTCCACGAGGCCGCGCAGGCCGTCGCGGCGGAGGCCGGCTGGCGGCTGCACACCGGGCCGACCTTCATGGACGTCCCCGGCCCGCCGGACGGCCGGGCGTACGGGGAGCGGCTGGAGTGGGCGCGCAGGGATCTGGCCGCGCGCGCCGGGGCCCCCGGGAGCGGTACGCGGCCGGTGGTCTTCGCGCACAGCGTGTACACCCTCTCCCCGGACCAGTTGCTCGACATCTTCGCCCTGGCCCGCGAGTACGGCGCGCTGGTGCACATCCACGCCGCCGAGAACGCCGCCGAGGTGGAGACCGTGGTCGGCGCGCACGGCAAACGCCCGGTCGAGCTGCTGGACTCCCTCGGCCTGCTCGGCCCCGACATCCTGCTGGCGCACGCCGTCGACCTCAGCGACGCCGAGATCGCCGCCATCGCCCGCACCGGGACGGCCGTCGCCCACTGCCCGGTGTCCAATCTCAAGCTCGGCTGCGGCATCGCCCGCGTGCCCGATCTGCTGTCGGCCGGTGTCACGGTCGGCCTCGGCACGGACGGGGCCGTCAGCTCCAACACCCTGGACCTGCTGGGCGCGATCCGCGTCGCCGCCCTCGTCCACAAGGCCGGCGGCGACCCGACCGCCGTCACGGCCGAGCAGGCGGTGCGGATGGCCACCATCGAGTCCGCCCGCGCCCTCGGCCTGGATGGCCTGCTCGGCTCCCTGGAGCCCGGCAAGCGCGCTGACCTGCTGGTCCTGGACCTGGCCCGGCCGCATCTGACCCCGCGTCACGACCCGTGGTCGATGGTGGCGTACGCCGCCGCTGCCGCCGACGTACGCGACACCGTCGTGGACGGCCGGATCCTGATGCGTAACCGCGAACTGCTCACCCTGGACGAGGCCTCGGCTCTCGCCTCCCTGCACGAACTGGCCGACACCGCATGA
- a CDS encoding NAD(P)-dependent oxidoreductase: MKIGFIGAGRMGRPILDRLTAAGHDITVLVRSPQARSAAEADGLTCAGTLAATVGDADVVFVAVLTDEQVREVCLGPDGAVAAMKPGSVIVQHTTSHPATAQLIADEGAEREVLVLDAALSGGPHDIAAGRLTLWVGGDEALLTRLRPLLEAYASPVMFVGPLGNGQRVKLVNNALFVAQVGLAIDAVRLAGSLGIEESAVLAAVQHGSGDSRALGVVARDGVDAVADRLADLMLKDVTVVREVAGRAGADLGIIGTVLSSDAVENKVLQRRTA, from the coding sequence GTGAAGATCGGTTTCATCGGGGCGGGCCGGATGGGCCGCCCGATCCTCGACCGCCTGACGGCGGCGGGCCACGACATCACCGTCCTCGTACGCAGCCCGCAGGCCCGGTCCGCCGCCGAAGCCGACGGGCTGACCTGCGCCGGGACCCTGGCGGCGACCGTGGGCGACGCCGACGTGGTGTTCGTCGCCGTGCTCACCGACGAGCAGGTACGCGAGGTGTGCCTCGGCCCCGACGGCGCCGTCGCCGCCATGAAACCGGGGTCGGTCATCGTCCAGCACACCACCTCCCACCCGGCGACCGCCCAACTGATCGCGGACGAAGGCGCCGAGCGCGAAGTCCTGGTGCTCGACGCCGCGCTCTCCGGCGGCCCCCACGACATCGCCGCGGGCCGGCTCACCCTGTGGGTGGGCGGCGACGAGGCCCTGCTCACCCGGCTGCGCCCGCTGCTGGAGGCGTACGCGTCGCCGGTCATGTTCGTGGGGCCGCTCGGCAACGGCCAGCGCGTCAAGCTCGTCAACAACGCCCTGTTCGTGGCACAGGTCGGTCTCGCGATCGACGCCGTGCGCCTCGCCGGCTCCCTCGGGATCGAGGAATCGGCGGTCCTGGCCGCCGTACAGCACGGCAGCGGCGACAGCCGCGCCCTCGGCGTCGTGGCCCGGGACGGGGTCGACGCGGTCGCGGACCGGCTGGCCGACCTGATGCTCAAGGACGTCACCGTGGTGCGCGAGGTCGCCGGCCGAGCGGGAGCGGACCTCGGGATCATCGGGACGGTCCTGTCCTCGGACGCGGTGGAGAACAAGGTGCTCCAAAGGAGGACAGCATGA
- the mtnB gene encoding methylthioribulose 1-phosphate dehydratase, which translates to MTELAPAPDLHQAGAVLAAEAARYASFGWMRGTSGNLSVVLSRHPLRLAVTASGHDKGELTASDVVLVDSEGAATGPGKPSAEAELHARVALLTGADAVVHVHTVASVVMGHREPGGIVFRDLEMLKIFGHPAEGEEITLPVIANSQDMRVLGDRLEAARDPRMPAVVVAGHGIYAWGPDPRKARHHTEVVEWLLELELARAR; encoded by the coding sequence GTGACCGAGCTCGCGCCTGCCCCTGACCTGCACCAGGCCGGGGCCGTCCTGGCCGCCGAGGCCGCCCGCTACGCCTCCTTCGGGTGGATGCGCGGCACCTCCGGCAACCTCTCGGTCGTGCTGTCCCGCCACCCGCTCCGCCTCGCCGTCACCGCCAGCGGCCACGACAAGGGCGAGCTCACCGCCTCCGACGTGGTCCTGGTCGACTCCGAGGGCGCCGCGACAGGTCCCGGCAAGCCCTCCGCCGAGGCCGAGCTGCACGCCCGCGTCGCCCTCCTGACCGGCGCGGACGCCGTGGTGCACGTCCACACCGTGGCGTCCGTCGTGATGGGTCACCGCGAGCCGGGCGGGATCGTGTTCAGGGACCTGGAGATGCTCAAGATCTTCGGCCACCCCGCCGAGGGCGAGGAGATCACCCTCCCCGTCATCGCCAACAGCCAGGACATGCGCGTCCTCGGCGACCGCCTCGAAGCCGCCCGCGACCCGCGCATGCCCGCCGTCGTCGTCGCCGGCCACGGCATCTACGCCTGGGGCCCGGACCCGCGCAAGGCGCGGCACCACACCGAGGTCGTGGAATGGCTGCTGGAGCTGGAGCTCGCGCGCGCCCGCTGA
- a CDS encoding FAD-binding oxidoreductase, which translates to MTDTFAPATAFAVPGRIAVSNRAAALWQRAVITEIRRETANAATFRLAVPQWQGHLPGQHLMLRLTAPDGYTAQRHYSIASAPDDSGHIELTLDHVPGGEVSGHLHTVARPGDTVEVRGPLSGFFAWPGDRPALLLGAGSGVVPLMSMLRHHRRLALDLPLRLLVSARTPADLIYAREYGPETTPVLTRSEGRLSATHLAPYLGDGQPPGGWEAYICGSNGFAEHASRLLVAGGQPVDRIRIERFG; encoded by the coding sequence GTGACTGACACCTTCGCCCCGGCCACCGCCTTCGCCGTCCCCGGCCGGATCGCGGTCAGCAACCGCGCCGCCGCGCTCTGGCAGCGCGCCGTCATCACCGAGATCCGCCGCGAGACCGCGAACGCCGCCACCTTCCGCCTCGCGGTGCCGCAGTGGCAGGGCCACCTCCCGGGCCAGCACCTCATGCTGCGGCTCACCGCCCCCGACGGCTACACCGCCCAGCGCCACTACTCCATCGCCTCGGCCCCGGACGACTCCGGCCACATCGAGCTCACCCTCGACCACGTCCCCGGCGGCGAGGTCTCCGGCCACCTCCACACCGTCGCCCGCCCCGGCGACACCGTCGAAGTCCGCGGCCCCCTCAGCGGCTTCTTCGCCTGGCCCGGTGACCGCCCCGCCCTCCTGCTCGGCGCCGGCTCCGGCGTCGTCCCCCTCATGTCCATGCTCCGGCACCACCGCCGCCTCGCCCTGGACCTCCCCCTCCGCCTCCTGGTCTCCGCCCGCACCCCCGCCGACCTCATCTACGCCCGCGAGTACGGCCCCGAGACCACCCCCGTCCTCACCCGCTCCGAAGGCCGCCTCTCCGCCACCCACCTCGCCCCGTACCTCGGCGACGGCCAACCCCCCGGCGGCTGGGAGGCGTACATCTGCGGCAGCAACGGCTTCGCCGAGCACGCCTCACGGCTCCTGGTGGCCGGCGGGCAGCCCGTGGACCGGATCAGGATCGAGCGATTCGGCTGA